From Streptomyces sp. TLI_053, a single genomic window includes:
- a CDS encoding class I SAM-dependent methyltransferase, which translates to MNRTVRSVDDVLDLLDGLFRPEADRWTDRAADWWDGFYADRDSGRPFFVDKPDENLVALLDAGPLPPGARVLDLGCGAGRNAVHLASLGFEVDAVDLSATALAWARERAEAAGVAPRFHHGNIFGTELPLPHYDLVYDSGCLHHLPPHRRISYLALLERVLAPGGHFGLTCFAAGAMGSELPDTALYRNGRLDGGLAFTPDELRWIFAGFTELEIRPMVPQGPASPLFGLPVLLTALFRRPLAD; encoded by the coding sequence TTGAACCGCACCGTCCGCTCCGTCGACGACGTCCTCGACCTGCTCGACGGACTCTTCCGCCCCGAAGCCGACCGCTGGACCGACCGGGCCGCCGACTGGTGGGACGGCTTCTACGCCGACCGGGACTCCGGGCGGCCGTTCTTCGTCGACAAGCCGGACGAGAACCTCGTCGCACTGCTCGACGCCGGCCCGCTGCCGCCCGGTGCGCGGGTACTGGACCTCGGCTGCGGGGCCGGCCGCAACGCCGTGCACCTCGCCTCGCTCGGCTTCGAGGTGGACGCCGTCGACCTCTCCGCGACCGCCCTCGCCTGGGCGCGCGAGCGCGCGGAGGCGGCGGGCGTCGCCCCGCGCTTCCACCACGGCAACATCTTCGGCACCGAACTCCCCCTCCCCCACTACGACCTGGTGTACGACTCGGGCTGCCTGCACCACCTCCCGCCGCACCGCCGGATCAGCTACCTGGCCCTGCTGGAGCGCGTCCTCGCGCCGGGCGGGCACTTCGGGCTGACCTGCTTCGCGGCCGGCGCCATGGGTTCGGAGCTGCCGGACACCGCGCTGTACCGCAACGGCCGGCTGGACGGCGGACTGGCCTTCACCCCGGACGAACTCCGGTGGATCTTCGCCGGGTTCACCGAGCTGGAGATCCGCCCGATGGTCCCGCAGGGGCCCGCGTCGCCGCTCTTCGGCCTGCCCGTGCTGCTCACCGCCCTGTTCCGCAGGCCGCTCGCCGACTGA
- a CDS encoding MerR family transcriptional regulator, with the protein MQDVGIGELARQTGLRPSALRYYESLGLLPAARREGGRRVWPAAALRRVALIRMSQRAGFTLAEIRGLLDSSTARGTTRQWRALAERKLPELDLVVRQTQRLRDAVAACLACGCMNFADCELLSAGAADGD; encoded by the coding sequence GTGCAGGACGTCGGAATCGGGGAACTGGCCCGGCAGACCGGGCTGCGGCCCTCGGCGCTGCGGTACTACGAGAGCCTCGGCCTGCTGCCCGCCGCCCGGCGCGAGGGCGGCCGCCGGGTCTGGCCGGCGGCCGCGCTGCGCCGGGTCGCCCTGATCCGGATGTCCCAGCGGGCGGGCTTCACGCTGGCCGAGATCCGAGGGCTGCTGGACTCCTCCACCGCGCGCGGCACCACCCGCCAGTGGCGTGCCCTGGCCGAACGCAAGCTCCCCGAGCTCGACCTCGTGGTCCGCCAGACCCAGCGGCTCCGGGACGCCGTCGCGGCCTGCCTCGCCTGCGGCTGCATGAACTTCGCCGACTGCGAACTCCTCTCCGCCGGTGCGGCCGACGGCGACTGA
- a CDS encoding MFS transporter — translation MISSAPLVRRLPPAYRPLFAPGPFRRLLPALAVSDLGDGMSAVAVPWLALQLAPPGQAGLFVGAAVAAYVLPGALGALLLGRWLRGLPARRLIRADAWTRAVLLGAVPVGWASGVLAPWLLLALLAGSSLLHGWGASARYALVAEVIPAGHRLAANALLSTSGWVAMIAGPALAGTLTAVAAPAWVIGLDALSFAVLAVGAGRLSAAPAPVPVPDSARDRTEQDAVPRGEGLRVLRARPQLLALLALTWLFNLAWGPVEVALPLFVGQELAAGPGLLGAYWAAFGVGAVLGALAVGMLRGGAVRRVLLGIVAAHGVALLSFAPPGPAAVSVAGFAVAGVVYGPYGALSLRLFQDLTPPPALTSVLALRSSVLMTASPAGATLGGPLTAVLGPRAVLVGAGLVMIAVAGCAAVAPLLSGRLARGKSAGPTSGAVAGPVPSADRRESAPGSTGGGLCPPARSGTGATESTAV, via the coding sequence ATGATCTCATCCGCACCACTGGTCCGGCGGCTTCCCCCGGCCTACCGTCCACTGTTCGCCCCCGGCCCGTTCCGGCGGCTGCTCCCCGCGCTCGCGGTGTCCGACCTCGGCGACGGCATGAGCGCCGTCGCCGTGCCGTGGCTCGCGCTGCAACTGGCCCCGCCCGGGCAGGCCGGACTGTTCGTCGGGGCTGCCGTCGCCGCGTACGTCCTGCCCGGCGCGCTCGGTGCGCTGCTGCTCGGCCGGTGGCTGCGCGGACTGCCCGCCCGGCGGCTGATCCGGGCGGACGCGTGGACGCGCGCGGTGCTGCTCGGCGCGGTCCCGGTGGGGTGGGCGTCCGGGGTGCTGGCGCCCTGGCTGCTGCTGGCCCTGCTGGCCGGCTCCTCGCTGCTGCACGGCTGGGGCGCGAGCGCCCGGTACGCCCTGGTGGCCGAGGTGATCCCGGCCGGGCACCGGCTGGCGGCCAACGCGCTGCTCAGTACGAGTGGCTGGGTGGCGATGATCGCCGGACCGGCGCTGGCGGGGACGCTGACGGCGGTGGCCGCACCGGCCTGGGTGATCGGGCTGGACGCGCTGTCGTTCGCGGTGCTGGCGGTCGGTGCCGGACGGCTGTCCGCCGCCCCCGCCCCGGTCCCCGTCCCGGACTCCGCGCGTGACCGGACGGAGCAGGACGCCGTACCGCGCGGCGAGGGACTGCGGGTGCTGCGGGCCAGGCCGCAACTGCTCGCGCTGCTCGCCCTGACCTGGCTGTTCAATCTGGCCTGGGGCCCGGTGGAGGTCGCGCTGCCGCTGTTCGTCGGGCAGGAGCTGGCGGCCGGGCCGGGCCTGCTCGGTGCCTACTGGGCGGCCTTCGGGGTCGGGGCGGTGCTGGGTGCGCTGGCCGTCGGCATGCTGCGCGGCGGCGCCGTCCGGCGGGTGCTGCTGGGGATCGTCGCCGCGCACGGTGTCGCCCTGCTGTCGTTCGCGCCGCCCGGCCCGGCCGCGGTCTCGGTGGCCGGGTTCGCCGTGGCCGGCGTGGTGTACGGCCCCTACGGCGCGCTGTCGCTCCGCCTGTTCCAGGACCTCACACCGCCGCCCGCCCTGACCTCCGTGCTGGCCCTGCGGTCCTCCGTGCTGATGACGGCCTCCCCGGCGGGCGCCACCCTGGGCGGTCCGCTGACGGCCGTGCTGGGGCCGCGCGCGGTGCTGGTCGGGGCGGGACTCGTGATGATCGCCGTGGCCGGGTGCGCGGCCGTGGCGCCGCTCCTGTCCGGACGCCTCGCGCGCGGGAAGTCGGCGGGTCCGACTTCCGGTGCGGTGGCGGGGCCGGTCCCGTCGGCCGACCGGCGGGAGTCGGCACCCGGCTCGACCGGCGGCGGCCTGTGCCCGCCCGCCCGGTCGGGCACAGGGGCGACGGAGTCGACGGCGGTGTGA
- a CDS encoding Uma2 family endonuclease produces MDGRGRTLGAHDIAVAIEIASPSTRVADKKTKPSLYAAAGIPHYWRIELEPAPRLCLGHLERGLYVDRLVQVGATARLDDPFTLSLDPARLRR; encoded by the coding sequence GTGGACGGTCGCGGACGCACCCTCGGCGCGCACGACATCGCCGTGGCCATCGAGATCGCCTCGCCCTCCACCCGCGTTGCCGACAAGAAGACGAAGCCGTCCCTGTATGCCGCAGCCGGGATCCCGCACTACTGGCGCATCGAGCTCGAACCCGCGCCACGCCTCTGCCTCGGGCACCTCGAACGCGGTCTCTACGTCGACCGTCTCGTCCAGGTCGGCGCGACCGCCCGGCTCGACGACCCCTTCACCTTGAGCCTCGACCCCGCGCGGCTGCGCCGGTAG
- a CDS encoding DNA alkylation repair protein produces the protein MPTAAEMIAPDTVAALARCLARTGPGVTTDALDRCRAALDPLGFRERVTAIRDAVLADLPSGYPEFEQVLYAALRDAEFTGWMTFPVGEAVAVRGLDAFEPALALLAALTPRHTSESAVRPFLRADQARALAAITSWTAHPDPHVRRLASEGTRPRLPWAPQLPALIADPTPALPLLDALYRDESEYVRRSVANHLNDISRDHPAVAVEAAGRWLADPAPTTPQLVRHGLRTLIKAGRPEALTLFGHRPDAPVTVEGPHVLTPDLRLGEELVFEFAVTNTHDESTSVVIDYVVHHVKANGGRTPKVFKLTTRTLAPGETLRAVRRHAVKPISTRRYYAGLHLLELQVNGSRHGEGSFTLHL, from the coding sequence GTGCCCACGGCCGCCGAGATGATCGCCCCGGACACCGTCGCCGCGCTCGCCCGCTGCCTCGCCCGCACCGGCCCGGGCGTCACCACCGACGCCCTCGACCGCTGCCGCGCGGCCCTGGACCCGCTCGGCTTCCGCGAGCGCGTCACCGCGATCCGCGACGCCGTGCTCGCCGACCTCCCGTCCGGCTACCCGGAGTTCGAGCAGGTCCTGTACGCGGCGCTGCGGGACGCGGAGTTCACCGGGTGGATGACCTTCCCCGTCGGCGAGGCCGTCGCCGTCCGCGGCCTGGACGCGTTCGAACCCGCGCTCGCACTGCTCGCCGCGCTCACCCCCCGGCACACCTCCGAGAGCGCCGTCCGACCGTTCCTCCGCGCCGACCAGGCCCGCGCGCTCGCCGCCATCACCTCGTGGACCGCCCACCCGGACCCGCACGTCCGGCGGCTCGCCAGCGAAGGCACCCGGCCGCGCCTGCCGTGGGCACCGCAACTGCCCGCCCTGATCGCCGATCCGACGCCCGCGCTGCCCCTGCTCGACGCGCTGTACCGGGACGAGTCCGAGTACGTGCGCCGCTCGGTCGCCAACCACCTCAACGACATCAGCCGCGACCACCCCGCCGTCGCCGTCGAGGCCGCCGGCCGCTGGCTCGCCGACCCGGCGCCGACCACGCCGCAGCTGGTCCGGCACGGACTGCGGACCCTGATCAAGGCGGGCCGCCCGGAGGCGCTCACCCTGTTCGGCCACCGCCCGGACGCCCCGGTGACCGTCGAGGGCCCGCACGTCCTGACCCCGGACCTCCGGCTCGGCGAGGAGCTGGTGTTCGAGTTCGCGGTGACCAACACCCATGACGAGAGCACCAGCGTGGTGATCGACTACGTCGTGCACCACGTCAAGGCCAACGGCGGCCGCACGCCCAAGGTCTTCAAGCTGACCACCCGCACCCTGGCCCCCGGCGAGACCCTGCGGGCGGTCCGGCGGCACGCCGTGAAGCCGATCAGCACCCGGCGCTACTACGCCGGTCTGCACCTGCTGGAGCTCCAGGTCAACGGCAGCCGCCACGGGGAGGGGTCGTTCACCCTGCACCTGTGA
- a CDS encoding RICIN domain-containing protein, which produces MKLVKRTAALAASTAVLAGGLTFLSTGPASAASGYVTLTNLATSRVLDSNGNGNVYTLGANGGSYQVWWANDEGNETYTFKNLATGRCLDSNGDGKVYTLGCNGGNYQKWVKSWGGNGSFYRNVATGRYLDSNVNGDVYAIGGNGGNYQKWN; this is translated from the coding sequence ATGAAGCTCGTCAAGCGCACCGCTGCCCTTGCTGCCTCGACGGCCGTCCTGGCCGGCGGCCTGACGTTCCTGTCCACCGGGCCGGCCAGCGCCGCTTCCGGCTACGTCACCCTGACCAACCTCGCCACCAGCCGTGTCCTGGACAGCAACGGCAACGGCAACGTCTACACCCTGGGCGCCAACGGCGGGTCCTACCAGGTCTGGTGGGCCAACGACGAGGGCAACGAGACCTACACCTTCAAGAACCTGGCCACCGGCCGCTGCCTCGACAGCAACGGCGACGGCAAGGTCTACACGCTGGGCTGCAACGGCGGCAACTACCAGAAGTGGGTCAAGAGCTGGGGCGGCAACGGCTCCTTCTACCGGAACGTCGCCACCGGCCGTTACCTGGACAGCAACGTGAACGGCGACGTCTACGCCATCGGCGGCAACGGCGGCAACTACCAGAAGTGGAACTGA
- a CDS encoding DUF1963 domain-containing protein, translated as MARTTPQRPVDVEQLFPELAPLRREAIRLHPRAGSPSPAESSVGGPLLWPADEPWPICPSTDHPGEWGQPGTQGPVPLVPVVQIHRRDVPQLDFPAGTDLLQVLWCPFIVDSCPEPTPRVIRRSSGTVGPVLDAAPPTVATAPEGSIPAPCVLHPEPVTDYPSWDMPEEVSEAVGVRMEELKARTGLWYSYHLAEAPGIKLGGYPSWTQEPGWPDCPTCGRTTDHLLTVKSWEYDGMSYRTWLPLEDRDSETGEERRDATGGRAAHSPAQVMFGDAGGVYIFECRSCPDRPVDHRWDCS; from the coding sequence ATGGCCCGCACGACCCCGCAACGCCCTGTGGATGTGGAGCAGCTCTTCCCCGAACTGGCGCCGCTGCGCCGCGAAGCGATACGCCTCCATCCCCGAGCCGGAAGCCCGTCGCCGGCCGAGAGCTCGGTCGGCGGGCCGCTGCTGTGGCCCGCCGACGAGCCGTGGCCGATCTGTCCGAGCACGGATCACCCCGGGGAGTGGGGCCAGCCCGGGACGCAGGGGCCGGTGCCCCTGGTGCCCGTGGTCCAGATCCACCGCCGGGACGTCCCTCAGCTCGACTTCCCCGCCGGGACCGATCTGCTCCAGGTGCTCTGGTGCCCGTTCATCGTCGACTCCTGCCCGGAGCCGACGCCCCGGGTGATCCGGCGGAGTTCCGGCACGGTGGGTCCGGTCCTCGATGCCGCGCCGCCGACCGTCGCCACGGCGCCCGAGGGCAGCATCCCGGCCCCGTGCGTCCTGCATCCCGAGCCGGTGACGGACTATCCGAGCTGGGACATGCCGGAGGAGGTGAGCGAAGCGGTGGGCGTCCGGATGGAGGAACTGAAGGCCCGCACCGGCCTGTGGTACAGCTACCACCTGGCCGAGGCCCCGGGGATCAAGCTCGGCGGATACCCGAGCTGGACCCAGGAACCCGGCTGGCCGGACTGCCCGACCTGCGGGCGGACGACGGACCATCTCCTGACGGTGAAGAGCTGGGAGTACGACGGCATGTCGTACCGCACCTGGCTCCCACTGGAGGACCGCGACAGCGAGACCGGCGAGGAGCGCCGCGACGCCACCGGGGGCCGCGCCGCGCACAGTCCCGCCCAGGTGATGTTCGGCGACGCGGGCGGTGTCTACATCTTCGAGTGCAGGTCGTGCCCGGACCGTCCGGTCGACCACCGCTGGGACTGTTCCTGA
- a CDS encoding DUF397 domain-containing protein: MHSIATWYKSSYSGSEGGNCIEVADGSTGTVPVRDSKDPHGPTLTFTTAAWRSFITAINTGELPARP, encoded by the coding sequence ATGCACTCCATCGCAACCTGGTACAAGAGCAGTTACAGCGGCAGCGAAGGCGGGAACTGCATCGAAGTCGCCGACGGTTCCACCGGCACAGTTCCCGTCCGTGACAGCAAGGACCCTCACGGACCCACCCTCACCTTCACCACCGCCGCCTGGCGATCCTTCATCACCGCCATCAACACCGGCGAACTCCCCGCCCGGCCGTGA
- a CDS encoding DUF397 domain-containing protein codes for MNRVFRNARWRKSTYSIADGDCVEVGDEIPDIVPVRDSKDPHGPALTFTTAAWRSFITAINTGELPTQP; via the coding sequence ATGAATCGTGTTTTCCGTAACGCCCGGTGGCGCAAGAGCACCTACAGCATCGCCGACGGCGACTGCGTCGAGGTCGGCGACGAGATTCCGGACATAGTTCCCGTCCGTGACAGCAAGGACCCCCACGGACCCGCCCTCACCTTCACCACCGCCGCCTGGCGATCCTTCATCACCGCCATCAACACCGGCGAACTCCCCACCCAGCCGTGA
- a CDS encoding helix-turn-helix transcriptional regulator — protein sequence MSSPTVLRRRLGGELGKLRSSRDMSAKDVAAALGWSASKLSRIESGLVSLQERDAAKLLAHYGITSPEEVKQFLKLTRQSRQQGWWHAYGDALPDRFRAYVGFETDATKIVTFQCEAVPGLLQTEGYARHIIRAMTPTESTESVELKLALRMERQHILDRTSPPQIWAIIGEAAIRRPVGSELVMAEQLNHIATMAEERPNITVQVLPFSAGAHTSMGSSFSIFAFSDIPSSVVYCETISSKTYIEQQSEIARHEDVFHRLMASSAQPEKSISWLRQVAEEYGK from the coding sequence GTGAGCAGTCCGACCGTGCTGCGGCGTAGGCTCGGCGGCGAGCTTGGCAAGTTGCGCTCGTCACGCGACATGAGCGCCAAGGACGTGGCCGCCGCGCTCGGCTGGTCCGCCTCCAAGCTGAGCCGGATCGAGAGTGGCCTCGTGTCACTACAAGAGCGCGACGCGGCGAAGCTGTTGGCGCACTACGGGATTACTTCACCCGAAGAGGTGAAGCAGTTCCTGAAACTCACGAGGCAGAGCCGGCAACAGGGTTGGTGGCACGCCTACGGCGATGCGCTGCCCGATCGATTCCGCGCCTACGTCGGCTTCGAGACCGACGCCACGAAGATCGTGACGTTCCAGTGCGAGGCCGTGCCCGGCTTGCTCCAGACGGAGGGCTACGCCCGGCACATCATCCGCGCGATGACACCGACGGAGTCCACCGAAAGCGTCGAGCTGAAGCTCGCGCTTCGCATGGAGCGACAGCACATCCTCGACCGCACCAGCCCACCTCAGATCTGGGCAATCATCGGCGAGGCCGCCATTCGACGCCCCGTCGGCAGTGAACTCGTCATGGCAGAGCAGTTGAATCACATCGCGACCATGGCCGAGGAGCGCCCCAACATCACCGTGCAAGTGCTTCCGTTCTCGGCGGGCGCCCACACATCCATGGGGTCGTCCTTCTCGATCTTCGCGTTCAGTGACATCCCGAGCAGCGTGGTCTACTGCGAGACAATCAGCAGCAAGACCTACATCGAGCAGCAGTCCGAGATTGCCCGCCACGAGGACGTCTTCCATCGACTCATGGCGTCCTCGGCCCAACCTGAAAAGTCGATCTCCTGGTTGAGGCAGGTCGCAGAGGAGTACGGCAAATGA
- a CDS encoding ATP-binding protein produces MSSCNSSPSPSSSLSTWLPRSRRSPGEARRLLENLLADAPGGERFFDAGQLLVSELVTNAVLHGTPMGRRIHLVIDVDRWRLRIEVHDARGERGPVLRAASGEDESGRGLVLVKLLAQRWGCCPREGVGKIVWVEIAP; encoded by the coding sequence ATGTCCTCCTGCAACTCCTCCCCCTCTCCCTCCTCCTCCCTCTCCACCTGGCTGCCGCGCAGCCGGCGCTCGCCCGGGGAGGCGCGGCGGCTCCTCGAAAACCTGCTCGCCGACGCCCCCGGTGGCGAACGTTTCTTCGACGCCGGGCAGTTGCTCGTCAGCGAACTCGTGACGAACGCCGTCCTGCACGGCACGCCGATGGGGCGCCGGATCCACCTCGTCATCGACGTCGACCGGTGGCGGCTTCGGATCGAGGTGCACGACGCGCGTGGCGAACGGGGGCCGGTGCTGCGGGCGGCGTCCGGCGAGGACGAGTCCGGGCGCGGCCTGGTGCTCGTCAAGTTGCTGGCGCAGAGATGGGGTTGCTGTCCCCGCGAGGGCGTGGGGAAGATCGTCTGGGTGGAGATCGCGCCGTAG
- a CDS encoding response regulator transcription factor yields MSNDQVFSVHGDAELIARAGHLFESARTEFLCAARDLRTWSRPEARAAIRTRMRDAAEPGFTTRKLLSPVALADEEARVHLRVVQAAGALVRISGSPLPHETILIDRRVMILAGRENPAGREYTVTTSQALIDGVHALFQAAWDSAVDLDVYLSGDVPHLDADGRTILRSLASGLTDEVAARRLGVSLRTYRRRVAELMARLEADSRFQAGLRAGELGLRRA; encoded by the coding sequence ATGAGCAACGACCAGGTGTTCTCGGTCCACGGCGACGCCGAACTGATCGCGCGCGCAGGCCATCTCTTCGAGTCCGCACGGACCGAGTTCCTGTGCGCGGCCAGGGACCTCCGCACCTGGTCCCGGCCGGAGGCGCGGGCCGCGATCCGGACCCGGATGCGGGACGCCGCCGAGCCCGGCTTCACCACCCGCAAGCTCCTCAGCCCGGTCGCCCTCGCCGACGAGGAGGCCCGCGTCCACCTCCGGGTGGTGCAGGCCGCGGGCGCCCTCGTCCGGATCAGCGGCTCACCGCTGCCGCACGAGACCATCCTCATCGACCGCCGGGTGATGATCCTCGCGGGCCGGGAGAACCCGGCCGGCCGCGAGTACACCGTGACCACGTCGCAGGCCCTGATCGACGGCGTGCACGCGCTCTTCCAGGCCGCCTGGGACAGCGCCGTCGACCTCGACGTCTACCTGTCCGGCGACGTCCCGCACCTCGACGCGGACGGCCGCACCATCCTGCGTTCCCTCGCCTCCGGGCTCACCGACGAGGTGGCGGCGCGGCGGCTCGGCGTCTCACTGCGCACCTACCGGCGGCGGGTGGCCGAACTGATGGCCCGGCTCGAAGCCGACTCCCGCTTCCAGGCCGGCCTGCGCGCGGGGGAGTTGGGGCTGCGCCGGGCGTAG
- a CDS encoding oxidoreductase: protein MTTTTTTTFLLGGDLAVHRLGFGAMRLAAGTFEGPARDPATGIAVLRRAVELGVNHIDTAGFYNRGAVRANELIRRALTPYRDDLVIATKVGPLPGPDGVPTGKAGPGELRGLVEADLRALGLDRLDLVYLRVGGLTGPDTESIADRFAALAELREQGLIRHLGVSNVDAAQLAEARAVAPVAAVQNSFENGAGLLATCEAAGIAYVPYFPLGGGLVPLDRERLGRVAARVGGTTSQVALAALLAESPSVLAIPGTGSLDHLEENLAAGGLALGAEDLADLRA from the coding sequence ATGACGACCACGACGACCACGACATTCCTCCTCGGCGGCGACCTCGCTGTCCACCGGCTCGGCTTCGGCGCGATGCGCCTCGCCGCCGGCACCTTCGAGGGCCCGGCGCGGGATCCGGCGACCGGTATCGCGGTGCTGCGGCGCGCCGTCGAGCTCGGGGTGAACCACATCGACACGGCCGGCTTCTACAACCGCGGAGCGGTGCGCGCGAACGAACTGATCCGCAGGGCGCTGACCCCGTACCGGGACGACCTGGTGATCGCGACCAAGGTCGGCCCGCTGCCCGGTCCGGACGGTGTGCCGACCGGGAAGGCGGGGCCGGGCGAGCTGCGCGGTCTGGTGGAGGCGGACCTGCGGGCCCTCGGGCTGGACCGGCTGGACCTGGTCTACCTGCGGGTGGGCGGGCTGACCGGGCCGGACACCGAGTCGATCGCGGACCGGTTCGCGGCGCTCGCCGAGCTCCGTGAGCAGGGGCTGATCCGGCACCTGGGCGTGAGCAACGTCGACGCCGCCCAGCTCGCCGAGGCGCGGGCGGTCGCGCCCGTGGCGGCGGTGCAGAACTCGTTCGAGAACGGTGCGGGGCTGCTGGCCACCTGCGAGGCGGCGGGAATCGCGTACGTGCCGTACTTCCCGCTCGGCGGGGGCCTGGTCCCGCTCGACCGCGAACGGCTCGGCCGGGTCGCCGCCCGGGTGGGCGGGACCACGTCGCAGGTGGCGCTCGCCGCACTGCTGGCGGAATCGCCGTCGGTGCTGGCGATTCCGGGCACCGGGTCGCTCGACCACCTGGAGGAGAACCTCGCGGCGGGCGGTCTCGCGCTCGGCGCGGAGGACCTGGCGGACCTGCGCGCCTGA
- a CDS encoding ABC transporter — protein MIVDRIRVHPQLVSTEEREEWPWTVPCVGALLGAGVTLPAPVTFLVGENGSGKSTLVEAVAEAFGLDSYGGRGGSRYASPRAKSVLGERLHLDFTPRGLAMASGPRARRRGFFLRAETAMGMMEEKQGWPGYWEEETDLMSHGEGFLTVFESMFRGPGFYVLDEPEAALSFTSSLRLVALLAELGRSGAQVVCATHSPILASVPGAAVLEVGEHGITETAWKDLAIVDHWRRYLERPEAYLRHLL, from the coding sequence ATGATCGTCGACCGCATACGCGTCCATCCCCAGCTCGTCAGCACCGAGGAGCGGGAGGAATGGCCCTGGACGGTGCCGTGCGTCGGCGCGCTGCTCGGGGCCGGGGTGACGCTGCCCGCGCCTGTGACCTTCCTGGTCGGCGAGAACGGCAGCGGCAAGTCGACCCTGGTCGAGGCGGTGGCGGAGGCGTTCGGACTGGACTCCTACGGCGGTCGCGGCGGTTCGCGCTACGCCTCGCCGCGTGCGAAGAGCGTTCTCGGCGAGCGCCTCCACCTCGACTTCACGCCGCGCGGGCTCGCCATGGCCTCGGGCCCGCGCGCCAGGCGGCGCGGCTTCTTCCTCCGGGCCGAGACGGCGATGGGGATGATGGAGGAGAAGCAGGGCTGGCCCGGCTACTGGGAGGAAGAGACCGACCTGATGAGCCACGGCGAGGGATTCCTCACCGTGTTCGAGTCGATGTTCCGGGGGCCCGGCTTCTACGTGCTGGACGAGCCCGAGGCGGCGCTGTCGTTCACGTCGAGCCTGCGCCTCGTCGCCCTGCTCGCCGAGCTGGGCCGCAGCGGCGCCCAGGTGGTCTGCGCGACCCACTCCCCGATCCTGGCGTCCGTGCCGGGCGCGGCGGTCCTGGAGGTCGGCGAGCACGGGATCACGGAAACCGCGTGGAAGGACCTCGCGATCGTCGACCACTGGCGCCGCTACCTGGAACGCCCGGAGGCGTACCTGCGGCACCTGCTCTGA
- a CDS encoding cupredoxin domain-containing protein, which produces MTRRSFCSFRASRASRTALAAVMSAWLLVGAAGCSSSSGGGSSSPAASSPAASSAASSSASSAPAGAAAVTIKDFTFGPATLTVAPGTSITVTNQDSAGHTLTAIAPNAGAFDTGLLEQGRSATITAPTTPGSYPFHCDVHPNMTGTLVVQ; this is translated from the coding sequence ATGACCCGCCGTTCGTTCTGTTCGTTCCGTGCTTCCCGTGCTTCCCGGACCGCCCTCGCCGCCGTGATGTCGGCCTGGCTGCTGGTCGGAGCCGCCGGCTGTTCGAGCAGCAGCGGGGGCGGCTCCTCCTCACCGGCCGCGTCCTCGCCGGCCGCCTCCTCCGCTGCTTCCTCCTCCGCCTCCTCCGCGCCGGCCGGGGCGGCGGCCGTGACGATCAAGGACTTCACGTTCGGCCCCGCCACCCTCACCGTGGCCCCGGGCACGAGCATCACGGTCACCAACCAGGACTCCGCCGGTCACACCCTCACCGCGATCGCGCCCAACGCCGGCGCGTTCGACACCGGTCTGCTGGAGCAGGGCAGGTCGGCCACGATCACCGCCCCCACCACCCCCGGCTCGTACCCGTTCCACTGCGACGTCCACCCGAACATGACGGGCACCCTCGTCGTCCAGTGA